A single window of Zea mays cultivar B73 chromosome 10, Zm-B73-REFERENCE-NAM-5.0, whole genome shotgun sequence DNA harbors:
- the LOC732768 gene encoding uncharacterized protein isoform X1, whose amino-acid sequence MAALAPWILRRRPVRSVASLVSIRDSWHRRCGSSSSYPSASFKCLWGWFGPEAHGRRRPWFQQPVRCGSTTITLDTDGKFARFGVGDMGVTKQKWRQQPPPKKKMSRKAKVNQLKWYRLKAKKKMKSPNPEVRIRYKLEKAKRKEEWLIEKLRKYEVPRTPEPVHDPEILTEEEKFYLKRTGEKKKNYVPVGRRGVFGGVVLNMHLHWKKHETVKVVCKPCRPGQVYEYAEELTRLSKGTVIDIKPNNTIMFYRGKNYVQPKVMSPPETLSKQKALEKYRYLQSLEHTSQFIEKLEKELEDYKKHVALFKNHNKGVAIEKISNEDTTVDDPATTSDSK is encoded by the exons ATGGCAGCTCTCGCGCCGTGGATCCTACGGCGGCGACCCGTCCGCTCTGTCGCTTCTCTGGTCTCCATTCG TGATTCATGGCATCGAAGGTGTGGGTCCTCTTCCTCATATCCTTCAGCATCGTTCAAGTGTTTGTGGGGATGGTTTGGACCAGAGGCACACGGGCGGAGGAGGCCGTGGTTTCAGCAGCCCGTGAGGTGCGGGAGCACGACGATCACACTTGATACAGATGGCAAGTTTGCGAGGTTTGGAGTCGGCGATATGGGTGTCACCAAGCAGAAGTGGAGGCAGCAGCCGCCTCCAAAGAAGAAGATGTCGAGAAAGGCCAAGGTCAACCAGCTCAAGTGGTACCGcctgaaggccaagaagaagatgaagtcaCCCAACCCCGAAGTTAGGATCAGATACAAGCTTGAAAAG GCTAAGAGGAAGGAGGAATGGTTGATTGAGAAGCTGAGGAAGTATGAGGTCCCGAGGACACCGGAGCCAGTTCATGACCCTGAGATTCTTACTGAGGAGGAAAAGTTTTATCTCAAGcgaacgggggagaagaagaagaattatgttCCTGTTGGGAGGAGAGGGGTATTTGGTGGTGTGGTTCTCAACATGCACCTCCATTGGAAGAAGCATGAGACCGTGAAGGTGGTTTGCAAGCCTTGTCGGCCTGGCCAAGTTTACGAGTATGCTGAGGAATTGACAAGGCTCAGCAAAGGCACAGTCATTGATATTAAACCTAATAATACGATTATGTTTTATCGCGGGAAGAACTATGTGCAACCAAAGGTGATGTCACCTCCTGAAACTCTTTCGAAGCAGAAG GCCTTAGAGAAATATAGATATCTACAATCCCTTGAGCATACCAGCCAGTTTATTGAGAAGCTGGAGAAGGAGCTTGAAGATTACAAGAAGCATGTTGCTTTATTCAAGAACCATAATAAGGGGGTTGCTATTGAGAAAATCAGCAATGAAGATACCACTGTTGATGATCCTGCAACTACCTCAGATTCTAAATGA
- the LOC732768 gene encoding uncharacterized protein isoform X2, with the protein MAALAPWILRRRPVRSVASLVSIRDSWHRRCGSSSSYPSASFKCLWGWFGPEAHGRRRPWFQQPVRCGSTTITLDTDGKFARFGVGDMGVTKQKWRQQPPPKKKMSRKAKVNQLKWYRLKAKKKMKSPNPEVRIRYKLEKAKRKEEWLIEKLRKYEVPRTPEPVHDPEILTEEEKFYLKRTGEKKKNYVPVGRRGVFGGVVLNMHLHWKKHETVKVVCKPCRPGQVYEYAEELTRLSKGTVIDIKPNNTIMFYRGKNYVQPKVMSPPETLSKQKAFHFLGLPCYIKDNEIVILELE; encoded by the exons ATGGCAGCTCTCGCGCCGTGGATCCTACGGCGGCGACCCGTCCGCTCTGTCGCTTCTCTGGTCTCCATTCG TGATTCATGGCATCGAAGGTGTGGGTCCTCTTCCTCATATCCTTCAGCATCGTTCAAGTGTTTGTGGGGATGGTTTGGACCAGAGGCACACGGGCGGAGGAGGCCGTGGTTTCAGCAGCCCGTGAGGTGCGGGAGCACGACGATCACACTTGATACAGATGGCAAGTTTGCGAGGTTTGGAGTCGGCGATATGGGTGTCACCAAGCAGAAGTGGAGGCAGCAGCCGCCTCCAAAGAAGAAGATGTCGAGAAAGGCCAAGGTCAACCAGCTCAAGTGGTACCGcctgaaggccaagaagaagatgaagtcaCCCAACCCCGAAGTTAGGATCAGATACAAGCTTGAAAAG GCTAAGAGGAAGGAGGAATGGTTGATTGAGAAGCTGAGGAAGTATGAGGTCCCGAGGACACCGGAGCCAGTTCATGACCCTGAGATTCTTACTGAGGAGGAAAAGTTTTATCTCAAGcgaacgggggagaagaagaagaattatgttCCTGTTGGGAGGAGAGGGGTATTTGGTGGTGTGGTTCTCAACATGCACCTCCATTGGAAGAAGCATGAGACCGTGAAGGTGGTTTGCAAGCCTTGTCGGCCTGGCCAAGTTTACGAGTATGCTGAGGAATTGACAAGGCTCAGCAAAGGCACAGTCATTGATATTAAACCTAATAATACGATTATGTTTTATCGCGGGAAGAACTATGTGCAACCAAAGGTGATGTCACCTCCTGAAACTCTTTCGAAGCAGAAG GCTTTTCACTTCTTGGGCCTTCCTTGCTACATAAAAGACAATGAAATTGTAATTTTGGAGCTGGAATAG